A segment of the Catenuloplanes nepalensis genome:
CCGGTTCGTGACGAAGCTGTCCGGGGCGTTGGAGTCGGCGCGCGTCACGGTGTGAGCGCCGCCGCGACGTCGGCGTAGGTGGGCAGCGGGTCGCTGGTGGCCCGCGTGCACCACAGGCTGCCGGCCGCGCAGGCGAAGCGGAGCCGGGCGGCTATGGCCTGGCCGGTGTCCCAGGTGTGGATCAGTCCGGCGGAGAACGCCGCGCCGGCGCCCTGCGGCTGACGGACGTCGACCGCCAAGGCGGCGGCCCGCCACCTCTGGCCAGCGGCTGATTGCGCCCAGGCGCCGTGTCGTCCTGCGGTGACGATCACCAGGTCCGCCAGGTTCGCCGCCGCGAGCCGCCGGAGCAGGGCGTCCACGGCGTCCAGGTCGTGTTCGGGGCCGTTGGTTTGCAGGATGTCGGCCCGCCGCCGGGCCTGCACCGTTGCGCGCAGCCAGTCCGGCAGCGGAGAACCGCCGAGGTTGATCACGGTGCGGATGCCCGTTTGCAACGCCGCGTCCAGGATTGGCGCTGGGGCTTGGCCGAGGACTTCGTAGGCGTCGAGGTAGACCACGTCGGCCGAGGTCACGGCCTCGATGTCGACGCTGGCG
Coding sequences within it:
- a CDS encoding carbohydrate kinase family protein, translating into MSAPARLTVSCVSYLAAIHTINVVEHPKLNYGASIVSQDHYLAADGPLTAAALRAFGHDVRLAANQVADDPAGRAVRARLHQWDLPLLPGPPIPAATRTNTVICDAAGNRTGLFDLAGIADELASVDIEAVTSADVVYLDAYEVLGQAPAPILDAALQTGIRTVINLGGSPLPDWLRATVQARRRADILQTNGPEHDLDAVDALLRRLAAANLADLVIVTAGRHGAWAQSAAGQRWRAAALAVDVRQPQGAGAAFSAGLIHTWDTGQAIAARLRFACAAGSLWCTRATSDPLPTYADVAAALTP